The Kineosporiaceae bacterium genome includes a window with the following:
- a CDS encoding diacylglycerol kinase family lipid kinase has translation MGSGGITWAVTVVVLGTVLPALGLAVRRSRRRRAPKSALAARTDGTTQRPHVAVVVNPTKITDLDAETAWLARRSVAHDLAPATWWQTTVDDPGTGMTEKALAEQPAAVLAYGGDGTVRAVAAGLAGTSTPLGILPAGTGNLLARNLSLPLTDLDAALDIALGTRERRVDVARVEIDHSGEDHDPVRDIFCVMAGIGFDAEVMASVGHELKQRVGWWAYILAGTRKLSGPRVRVAIKLDDHEVVHRWVRSVLVGNCGELIGGFPLMPDAELDDGWLDLAVVAPRGVVGWGAVIATVLTRSRRGHPVVQHLRARTVEIRAEHPLHVQLDGDAAGTARVLRASADPLALTVRC, from the coding sequence ATGGGGAGCGGCGGCATCACCTGGGCCGTCACCGTGGTCGTCCTGGGCACGGTCCTGCCCGCGCTGGGACTGGCCGTGCGGCGGTCCCGGCGACGCCGGGCACCGAAGTCCGCCCTGGCCGCCCGCACGGACGGCACGACGCAGCGTCCTCATGTCGCGGTGGTGGTCAATCCCACCAAGATCACCGATCTGGACGCCGAGACCGCCTGGCTCGCCCGCCGATCCGTCGCACACGACCTGGCTCCCGCCACGTGGTGGCAGACCACCGTCGACGACCCCGGAACCGGGATGACCGAGAAGGCCCTGGCCGAGCAGCCGGCGGCCGTTCTGGCCTACGGCGGCGACGGCACGGTACGCGCCGTGGCGGCCGGCCTGGCCGGGACCTCCACCCCGCTGGGCATCCTGCCCGCCGGCACCGGGAACCTGCTGGCCCGAAATCTCTCCTTACCGCTGACCGATCTGGACGCCGCCCTGGACATCGCCCTGGGCACTCGCGAGCGGCGGGTCGACGTCGCCCGGGTCGAGATCGATCACTCCGGTGAGGACCACGACCCGGTGCGGGACATCTTCTGCGTGATGGCCGGCATCGGTTTCGACGCCGAGGTCATGGCGAGCGTCGGACACGAGCTCAAGCAGCGGGTGGGCTGGTGGGCCTACATCCTGGCCGGCACCCGCAAGCTCAGCGGACCGCGGGTCCGGGTGGCGATCAAGCTGGACGACCACGAGGTCGTCCACCGCTGGGTCCGCAGCGTGCTGGTGGGCAACTGCGGCGAGCTGATCGGTGGCTTCCCGCTGATGCCGGACGCCGAGCTGGACGACGGCTGGCTCGACCTCGCCGTGGTGGCACCGCGGGGTGTGGTGGGCTGGGGTGCCGTGATCGCGACCGTGCTCACGCGCAGCCGCCGGGGGCATCCCGTGGTCCAGCACCTGCGCGCCAGGACTGTCGAGATCCGCGCCGAACACCCCCTGCACGTTCAGCTGGACGGCGATGCCGCCGGCACCGCCCGCGTGCTGCGGGCCAGCGCCGACCCCCTGGCCCTCACGGTCCGCTGCTGA
- a CDS encoding isoamylase early set domain-containing protein has translation MIRRKPTGRDVKVTFALPTDSSPARVSVVGDFNSWIPGAHTLIKRTNGTRSVSVTVPRGSVYRFRYLAEGGDWFDDPEADGFTPEGGLLHA, from the coding sequence ATGATCCGCCGTAAGCCGACCGGACGTGACGTCAAGGTCACGTTCGCTCTCCCCACCGACTCCAGTCCGGCCCGCGTCTCCGTCGTGGGCGATTTCAACTCCTGGATCCCTGGCGCGCACACCCTGATCAAGCGCACCAACGGCACCCGCAGCGTCTCGGTCACCGTGCCCCGGGGCTCGGTGTACCGGTTCCGCTATCTCGCCGAGGGTGGCGACTGGTTCGACGATCCCGAGGCCGACGGCTTCACCCCCGAGGGTGGCCTGCTCCACGCCTGA
- a CDS encoding TMEM165/GDT1 family protein, protein MDIAVALTTFLLIVPVELPDKTFVATLVLATRYRPLPTWIGVGLAFAVQCLIAVTLGGLLTRLPHRPVTAAAGVLFLVGALVLWRGAAQADTEEAETEQEFEGKLRQGVSGLRAVGASFLVLFLAEWGDLSQLLTAGLVVRYQDPVSVFAGAWLALLLVSGIGAIAGRTLLRFVRLSRVRRIGATVCAVLAVLTLLSAAGVPTPV, encoded by the coding sequence ATGGATATCGCGGTCGCACTCACCACATTTCTGCTCATCGTCCCCGTCGAGCTGCCGGACAAGACGTTCGTGGCCACCCTCGTGCTGGCCACGCGCTATCGCCCGCTGCCGACGTGGATCGGTGTGGGCCTGGCGTTCGCCGTCCAGTGTCTGATCGCGGTCACCCTCGGCGGGCTGCTCACGCGACTGCCACACCGCCCGGTGACCGCGGCGGCCGGCGTCCTGTTCCTGGTGGGAGCCCTGGTGCTCTGGCGCGGCGCCGCGCAGGCCGACACCGAGGAGGCGGAGACCGAGCAGGAGTTCGAGGGCAAGCTGCGCCAGGGAGTCTCCGGTCTGCGGGCCGTCGGGGCCAGCTTCCTCGTCCTCTTCCTCGCCGAGTGGGGCGACCTGTCCCAGTTGCTCACCGCCGGCCTGGTGGTGCGCTATCAGGACCCGGTCTCGGTGTTCGCCGGAGCCTGGCTCGCGCTGCTGCTGGTCTCGGGCATCGGTGCCATCGCCGGGCGGACGCTACTGCGCTTCGTCCGCCTGTCCCGCGTGCGCCGCATCGGCGCCACGGTGTGCGCCGTCCTCGCGGTGCTCACGCTCCTGTCGGCCGCTGGAGTCCCCACCCCGGTGTGA
- the mptB gene encoding polyprenol phosphomannose-dependent alpha 1,6 mannosyltransferase MptB, whose amino-acid sequence MRADAPARRAVLLGAASLALLVLSAVLGDSAAVPGLGPATPTPPWDVAAHPDSATVTVLGVLAYLLGAGAVWSGLRAIGRPSGERVLPGRVLPIRWLVAAGIGAALLLTLVPPAGSADHLSYLAYGRISAAGDDAYLVAPIEWRSGTDPVAGAVQPPWQHTPSVYGPVATGLFDLVARLGGGSLRLSVWCWSLVCALAFAAVALLLDRVHRTDDVARARAVVLWTLNPLLLGQLVLGAHVDVVATALAVTGLVIASRWPAPAGMLLGAAAAIKAPYALFGLAVVWSLRGVSPDQRRRLLANGLFGALLVVVPAYAWAGPHVADQLRTASGFTSIASPWRAVVNLVELVAGRGAMRPIVVPLALLTAAGLVWALRPRWRDLTSSPRGSRPTATAEAAAAAVMLCGAWVLCAPYALPWYDAMLWAPLALVPAVGSLAGLESMVLVRLTVLALAYLPGRVVGLSASVETLTLGFRRYVAPVLLLSAVLGVVRWGRAPRRRSPGP is encoded by the coding sequence GTGCGGGCTGACGCTCCTGCTCGTCGCGCCGTCCTGCTCGGCGCCGCGAGCCTGGCTCTGCTGGTGCTGTCGGCCGTCCTGGGTGACTCCGCGGCCGTGCCGGGGCTCGGGCCGGCCACACCGACGCCGCCCTGGGACGTCGCGGCCCACCCGGACTCGGCGACCGTCACCGTCCTCGGTGTGCTGGCCTACCTGCTCGGGGCCGGGGCCGTCTGGTCGGGGTTGCGGGCGATCGGCAGGCCGAGCGGTGAGCGGGTGCTGCCGGGCCGGGTGCTGCCGATCCGCTGGTTGGTGGCGGCGGGAATCGGGGCCGCGCTGCTGCTGACCCTGGTGCCGCCGGCGGGTTCGGCCGATCACCTGTCCTACCTCGCGTATGGCCGGATCAGCGCCGCCGGGGACGATGCCTACCTGGTGGCGCCGATCGAGTGGCGCAGCGGTACGGACCCCGTCGCCGGCGCCGTCCAGCCACCGTGGCAGCACACCCCGAGCGTGTACGGGCCGGTGGCCACCGGGCTGTTCGACCTGGTGGCTCGCCTCGGCGGCGGTTCGCTGCGGCTCAGCGTGTGGTGCTGGTCGCTGGTCTGTGCGCTGGCGTTCGCGGCCGTGGCCCTGCTGCTCGATCGGGTACACCGCACGGACGACGTCGCCCGGGCCCGGGCCGTGGTGTTGTGGACGCTGAACCCCCTGCTGCTCGGCCAACTGGTGCTGGGCGCCCACGTCGACGTGGTGGCGACCGCTCTGGCCGTGACCGGCCTGGTGATCGCCTCGCGCTGGCCCGCTCCGGCCGGGATGCTGTTGGGCGCCGCGGCGGCGATCAAGGCCCCCTACGCCCTGTTCGGGTTGGCCGTGGTGTGGAGCCTGCGTGGGGTGAGCCCCGATCAACGGCGCCGGCTGCTGGCCAACGGATTGTTCGGTGCGCTGTTGGTGGTGGTGCCCGCCTACGCGTGGGCCGGCCCCCACGTGGCCGATCAGCTGCGCACCGCCAGCGGGTTCACCTCCATCGCCTCGCCGTGGCGGGCGGTGGTGAACCTGGTCGAGTTGGTGGCGGGCCGCGGCGCGATGCGCCCGATCGTGGTGCCGTTGGCGTTGCTGACCGCGGCCGGGTTGGTGTGGGCGTTGCGTCCCCGATGGCGCGATCTCACCTCGAGCCCTCGCGGGTCGCGGCCGACGGCCACGGCGGAGGCCGCCGCTGCCGCCGTGATGCTCTGCGGCGCCTGGGTTCTGTGTGCCCCCTACGCCCTGCCCTGGTACGACGCGATGCTCTGGGCGCCACTGGCGCTGGTGCCCGCGGTGGGATCCCTGGCCGGCCTGGAATCGATGGTGCTGGTGCGACTCACGGTGCTCGCCCTGGCCTATCTGCCGGGCCGTGTGGTGGGGCTGTCCGCGAGCGTCGAGACGCTGACCCTGGGCTTTCGCCGCTACGTGGCGCCGGTGCTGTTGCTCAGCGCCGTCCTGGGCGTGGTGCGGTGGGGTCGGGCACCTCGTCGCCGCTCGCCCGGGCCGTGA
- a CDS encoding HAD family phosphatase: protein MLIALDIDGTIIDWSENLSERVEAAIRGVVEAGHDVVLATGRSLWGTTEVLQRLGLTTGWAVCSNGSVTLRLDPRRPGGYAIADVITFDPAPALKLLREYLPDALYLVEGADVEGDRLVTAAFPDGELTGPVRIVPFEDLLHRPATRVVVRSVEHTNEEFGELVAASGLHGVSYAVGWTAWLDLAPDGVSKASALDVVRARLGVPREQTLAVGDGSNDLEMFAWAARAVAMGQAREDVRAAADEVTASIEDDGLALVLEPLLRAV from the coding sequence ATGCTGATCGCCCTCGACATCGACGGCACCATCATCGACTGGAGCGAGAACCTCTCCGAGCGGGTCGAGGCGGCCATTCGCGGGGTGGTCGAGGCAGGCCACGATGTGGTGCTGGCCACCGGTCGCTCGCTGTGGGGTACCACCGAGGTGCTGCAGCGACTCGGTCTGACGACCGGCTGGGCGGTGTGCAGCAACGGGTCGGTCACCCTGCGCCTGGACCCGCGCCGCCCGGGTGGGTACGCCATCGCCGATGTGATCACCTTCGACCCGGCGCCGGCACTGAAGCTGTTGCGCGAGTATCTGCCCGATGCGTTGTACCTGGTCGAGGGAGCCGACGTCGAGGGCGACCGGCTGGTGACCGCGGCCTTCCCCGACGGGGAACTGACCGGACCGGTTCGGATCGTGCCGTTCGAGGACCTGCTGCACCGGCCGGCCACGCGTGTGGTGGTGCGCAGCGTCGAGCACACCAATGAGGAGTTCGGTGAGCTGGTCGCCGCCAGCGGGCTGCACGGGGTCAGCTATGCCGTGGGCTGGACGGCGTGGCTCGACCTGGCCCCCGACGGTGTGAGCAAGGCCAGTGCGCTGGACGTCGTCCGCGCCCGGTTGGGTGTCCCGCGGGAGCAGACGCTGGCCGTGGGCGATGGCAGCAACGACCTGGAGATGTTCGCCTGGGCGGCCCGAGCAGTGGCGATGGGACAGGCGCGGGAGGATGTGCGTGCCGCAGCCGACGAGGTGACCGCCTCGATCGAGGATGACGGCCTGGCTCTGGTGCTGGAGCCGCTGCTGAGGGCTGTGTGA
- a CDS encoding glycosyltransferase, giving the protein MPTRVLVLGAHPSRGPALRRLSRLTATAWERSGAQVQVLTAPDSLSRRAPRNQAAEHLAAAENATWLTRQVRRASADLDLVHVIDVRDVPYTSPLADRVPVAVTCHELDGLADAAEGGRRTHPLRRLRARAVIRGLHRADSLIATSRFTADAVEELTGRRAQVLYPPLDPSLAEHSARLEAWSPPGWPYLMTVGGPEPHTRRAEAITAWSRLRRTAHLDGASLVVVGAPLTDDEEDLVTGCGGHVSVFTDISDGKLSALYGRARAVLALGRPRSFVWPIAEAHRAGRPVLATDHSVFAEVGGAGCVYLPVEGIHRFDAGTWTSIAEDLMSPLVADRGSVNAERFAWHQFAEQLPIKALGALADRPTARQSADRPAPRSLRLPVDDAATPPDEALDLFGNNDFHAELAAEAPAAAPATATPTTPAAVATPAAVAAISAAPAEEGSRRATSIECPPPLPELAPAAYGLVLVGSNPAGTRYLPPPFVDLQSGAPVPVGH; this is encoded by the coding sequence ATGCCAACCCGAGTTCTCGTACTCGGAGCTCACCCCTCCCGCGGCCCCGCGCTGCGCCGCCTGTCCCGGCTGACAGCCACCGCCTGGGAACGCTCCGGCGCCCAGGTCCAGGTGCTGACCGCTCCCGACAGCCTCTCGCGCCGCGCCCCCCGCAACCAGGCAGCCGAGCACCTGGCCGCCGCCGAGAACGCGACCTGGCTCACCCGGCAGGTCCGTCGAGCCAGCGCCGACCTCGACCTGGTGCACGTGATCGACGTGCGTGACGTTCCGTATACCTCGCCTCTGGCCGACCGGGTACCCGTCGCCGTGACCTGCCACGAGCTCGACGGCCTGGCCGATGCCGCCGAGGGTGGACGACGCACCCATCCACTGCGACGACTCCGAGCCCGCGCCGTGATCCGCGGTCTGCACCGGGCCGACTCCCTCATCGCCACCAGTCGCTTCACGGCCGACGCGGTCGAGGAACTCACCGGCCGGCGGGCACAGGTGCTCTACCCGCCGCTCGATCCGAGTCTGGCCGAGCACTCCGCTCGACTCGAGGCCTGGTCACCGCCCGGCTGGCCCTACCTGATGACCGTCGGCGGCCCCGAGCCGCACACCCGGCGCGCCGAGGCCATCACGGCGTGGTCGCGGCTGCGCCGAACCGCCCATCTGGACGGCGCCTCCCTGGTGGTCGTGGGCGCCCCGCTCACCGACGACGAAGAAGACCTGGTCACCGGTTGCGGCGGCCACGTCTCGGTGTTCACCGACATCAGTGACGGCAAACTCAGCGCGCTCTACGGCCGGGCTCGCGCCGTCCTGGCCCTGGGCCGACCGCGCAGTTTCGTCTGGCCGATCGCCGAGGCCCACCGGGCCGGACGACCGGTCCTCGCCACCGATCACTCGGTGTTCGCCGAGGTCGGTGGCGCGGGGTGTGTGTACCTGCCGGTCGAGGGCATCCACCGTTTCGACGCGGGCACCTGGACCTCGATCGCCGAGGACCTGATGTCCCCGCTGGTCGCGGACCGAGGCAGCGTCAACGCCGAACGCTTCGCCTGGCATCAGTTCGCGGAGCAGTTGCCGATCAAGGCGCTCGGTGCGCTCGCCGACCGCCCGACGGCCCGGCAGTCCGCCGATCGCCCGGCGCCGCGCTCGCTCCGACTGCCGGTGGACGACGCTGCAACCCCACCGGACGAGGCGCTCGACCTGTTCGGAAACAACGACTTTCACGCCGAACTCGCCGCCGAGGCACCGGCCGCCGCGCCCGCCACAGCCACTCCCACCACTCCCGCAGCTGTCGCCACTCCCGCAGCTGTCGCCGCAATCTCGGCTGCCCCGGCTGAGGAGGGCTCCCGGCGGGCGACCTCCATCGAGTGTCCGCCCCCCTTGCCCGAGCTCGCCCCGGCGGCCTATGGCCTGGTGCTGGTCGGTTCGAACCCCGCCGGAACGCGTTACCTGCCACCGCCTTTCGTTGATCTTCAGTCCGGTGCACCGGTGCCGGTGGGCCACTGA
- a CDS encoding helix-turn-helix domain-containing protein, with protein MATSADVPVTNDQREFASRLQRLRREAGLTQTQLAGDELSPSYVSLLESGKRLPSRDVVELLAKRLGCSATRLWEGRVSERERRIELEIAYARLAMAHGEENDARDRLTQLLGEGLLGVRNEDEVQLLLAHAHEKTGERTTAITLLTPLFERTCSRTTHLPVSTVASPLFRCHADSGDFHRALMVGEAALGAITRQGLHGTEEYYRLAASLLWAYAEVGDLTHAMAWARSLIQEAEASGHTRGQASIYWNAAIVADDLGEVDEAIYLSQKALVQLSESSNSRDLVRLRISTGQLLLGADPPRAEESWQTLRAAKDHLEDLGSAVDRMRWERTAAMAQLLLGHQEESLALIRLAADRAPAEEQEETASTLTIFGDVEAARGDRERALRQYRAGVAALSGAIETRATARAWRDLGDRFVALGLADQAADCFDRALRIVGVHDRTAALRGTSTLSRHDTVAPPRPR; from the coding sequence ATGGCAACCAGTGCCGACGTTCCAGTCACAAATGATCAACGGGAGTTCGCCAGCCGTCTCCAACGCCTCCGTCGAGAGGCAGGGCTGACCCAAACCCAGTTGGCCGGCGACGAGCTCTCACCCAGCTATGTGTCGCTGCTGGAATCCGGTAAGCGTTTGCCGAGCCGCGATGTTGTCGAACTCTTGGCCAAACGTCTCGGGTGCTCAGCCACTCGGCTCTGGGAGGGCCGCGTCTCGGAGCGCGAGCGTCGCATCGAACTAGAGATCGCCTACGCCCGCTTGGCCATGGCACACGGGGAAGAGAACGACGCGCGCGACCGGCTCACTCAGTTGCTCGGCGAGGGGCTCCTCGGCGTGCGGAACGAGGACGAGGTTCAGTTACTGCTGGCCCACGCCCATGAGAAGACGGGCGAGCGAACCACGGCCATCACGCTGCTGACCCCCCTCTTCGAACGCACCTGTTCTCGGACAACTCATCTTCCGGTGAGCACCGTGGCCTCACCGCTGTTCAGGTGTCACGCGGACAGCGGCGACTTCCATCGGGCACTCATGGTGGGTGAGGCAGCACTCGGCGCCATCACGAGGCAGGGGCTGCACGGCACCGAGGAGTACTACCGCCTGGCCGCCAGCCTCCTCTGGGCCTACGCCGAGGTCGGTGATCTGACCCATGCCATGGCCTGGGCGCGGTCGTTGATCCAAGAGGCCGAGGCCAGTGGGCACACCCGAGGACAGGCGTCGATCTACTGGAACGCCGCCATCGTCGCGGATGATCTCGGCGAGGTGGACGAAGCGATCTATCTCTCGCAGAAGGCCTTGGTCCAGCTCTCGGAGTCCTCCAACAGCCGTGACCTGGTCCGGCTGCGCATCTCCACCGGTCAACTCCTGCTGGGTGCCGACCCACCCCGAGCGGAGGAGTCGTGGCAGACCCTGAGGGCAGCCAAGGACCACCTCGAGGACCTCGGCAGCGCGGTGGACCGGATGCGCTGGGAGCGCACGGCCGCCATGGCACAACTGCTGCTCGGCCACCAGGAGGAATCCCTGGCACTCATTCGCCTCGCGGCGGACCGTGCCCCCGCCGAGGAGCAGGAGGAGACTGCTTCGACGCTGACGATCTTCGGGGACGTCGAGGCTGCTCGAGGCGACCGAGAGCGCGCGCTGCGGCAGTATCGAGCCGGCGTCGCGGCGCTGAGCGGCGCCATCGAGACCCGAGCCACGGCACGAGCCTGGCGCGACCTGGGCGATCGCTTCGTGGCTCTCGGCCTGGCTGACCAGGCGGCCGACTGCTTCGACCGCGCCCTGAGGATCGTCGGGGTCCACGACCGGACCGCCGCTCTCCGGGGTACCTCGACGCTGTCCCGGCACGACACCGTGGCGCCCCCTCGGCCCCGCTGA
- a CDS encoding DUF2029 domain-containing protein, which translates to MTIERPSRVSVPALAAPAALMVFALSAAQVLFRYLLTYPGELWQLDLEVYRDGATSLLIGRPVYDWLTGAPQFLPFTYPPFSAIAAIPLALVPFAVAGWAWSAFQLVLLWWSTGIAFRPLIERAGPWGTTVQALLAAVLVHLAPVADGFRFGQVNAVVVALCLADAARRGVERDRWWPTGSLVGLAAAIKLTPAAFWLHYAVARRWRALGASLAAAAGATLVTAAVAPSASVAFWTDAMWDPARLGPNAGVSNQSVRGALLRIGPSTPAVQSVVWLVIVAVIGVLGYGLSVRLHRIGQPVAVVAAVGMVAVLMSPVSWIHHWHWGIAVIGALIGDGRVRARQIAAAAVTVVLLLPLPWWGGSWPGHGPLVSGVGHVVEQSYTLLAVAALVLLWRLVARPALAADAGSHRGGDSSGRQEREHREDGAHRGADAAHAGQADEAQ; encoded by the coding sequence GTGACCATCGAGCGCCCCTCGCGCGTCTCCGTCCCAGCGCTGGCGGCGCCGGCGGCGCTGATGGTGTTCGCGCTCTCGGCCGCGCAGGTGCTGTTCCGCTACCTGCTCACCTACCCCGGCGAGTTGTGGCAGCTCGATCTCGAGGTCTACCGGGACGGCGCGACGAGCCTGCTCATCGGCCGGCCGGTCTACGACTGGCTCACCGGGGCGCCGCAGTTCCTGCCGTTCACCTACCCGCCGTTCTCGGCGATCGCCGCGATTCCCCTGGCCCTGGTGCCGTTCGCCGTGGCGGGGTGGGCCTGGTCGGCCTTTCAGCTGGTGCTGCTCTGGTGGAGCACGGGGATCGCGTTCCGCCCTCTGATCGAGCGTGCCGGGCCGTGGGGCACCACCGTGCAGGCCCTGCTGGCGGCCGTGCTGGTTCACCTGGCACCGGTGGCCGACGGGTTCCGGTTCGGGCAGGTCAATGCGGTGGTGGTGGCGCTGTGTCTGGCAGACGCCGCGCGCCGCGGGGTCGAGCGCGACCGGTGGTGGCCGACCGGATCGTTGGTGGGACTGGCGGCGGCGATCAAGCTGACCCCGGCGGCCTTCTGGCTGCACTATGCGGTGGCCCGGCGGTGGCGTGCCCTGGGCGCCTCCCTGGCAGCTGCCGCGGGCGCGACGCTGGTCACGGCCGCGGTGGCCCCGTCGGCGAGCGTCGCGTTCTGGACCGATGCGATGTGGGATCCGGCGCGACTCGGCCCCAACGCGGGCGTGTCGAACCAGTCGGTGCGCGGGGCGCTGCTGCGGATCGGGCCCTCGACACCGGCGGTGCAGTCGGTGGTCTGGCTGGTGATCGTGGCCGTGATCGGCGTCCTGGGCTATGGCCTGTCGGTGCGGTTGCACCGGATCGGCCAACCGGTGGCCGTGGTGGCTGCCGTGGGCATGGTCGCGGTGCTGATGTCGCCGGTGTCGTGGATCCACCACTGGCACTGGGGGATCGCGGTGATCGGTGCCCTGATCGGCGACGGGCGGGTGCGAGCCCGACAGATCGCGGCGGCGGCCGTGACCGTGGTGTTGCTGCTGCCGCTGCCGTGGTGGGGCGGATCCTGGCCGGGGCATGGGCCGTTGGTCAGCGGCGTGGGCCACGTGGTCGAGCAGTCCTACACGCTGCTCGCCGTGGCGGCGCTGGTGTTGTTGTGGCGCCTGGTCGCGCGCCCTGCCCTGGCGGCTGACGCCGGATCACACCGGGGTGGGGACTCCAGCGGCCGACAGGAGCGTGAGCACCGCGAGGACGGCGCACACCGTGGCGCCGATGCGGCGCACGCGGGACAGGCGGACGAAGCGCAGTAG
- the serS gene encoding serine--tRNA ligase: MIDLRLLREDPDIVRASQRARGADESLVDALLAAEERRRSSLAGFERARAEQNALGKQVAKASGEQKAALLATTRHLAEQVKALKADAEAAAAELDALTLRLDNVIEDGAPSGGEDDYVVLREVGTPRDFAAEGFAARDHLELGELIGAIDTERGVKVSGARFYFLTGVGARLELALLMCAVDQAVAAGFSPMITPTLVKPEVMRGTGFLGAHSDEIYHLPADDLYLVGTSEVALAGYHSDEIIDLSAGPRRYAGWSACYRREAGSYGKDTRGIIRVHQFHKVEMFSYCRPEDAHDEHLRLLAWEEEMLAKVELPYRVIDVAAGDLGSSAARKYDCEAWVPSQGRYREVTSTSNCTTYQARRLGVRERNPNAPDGSTRPVATLNGTLATTRWIVSILENHQQPDGSVAVPKALQPYLGGLDVLAAPGAAG; the protein is encoded by the coding sequence GTGATCGACCTGCGCCTGCTGCGCGAAGACCCTGACATCGTCCGTGCGAGCCAGCGCGCGCGTGGTGCCGACGAGTCCCTCGTCGATGCGCTGCTCGCCGCCGAGGAGCGACGCCGCTCGAGTCTGGCCGGGTTCGAGCGTGCGCGTGCCGAACAGAATGCCCTCGGCAAGCAGGTGGCCAAGGCCTCGGGAGAGCAGAAGGCCGCGCTGCTGGCGACGACGCGCCACCTGGCCGAACAGGTCAAGGCCCTCAAGGCCGATGCCGAGGCGGCTGCGGCCGAGCTCGACGCGCTGACCCTGCGTCTGGACAACGTGATCGAGGACGGCGCGCCGTCCGGGGGCGAGGACGACTACGTCGTGCTGCGCGAGGTGGGGACGCCGCGCGACTTCGCCGCCGAGGGGTTCGCCGCGCGTGACCACCTCGAGCTCGGTGAGCTGATCGGGGCCATCGACACCGAGCGTGGCGTCAAGGTGTCGGGGGCACGCTTCTACTTCCTGACCGGCGTGGGCGCCCGACTCGAGCTGGCGTTGTTGATGTGCGCGGTCGACCAGGCGGTGGCAGCCGGGTTCAGCCCGATGATCACCCCGACCCTGGTCAAGCCGGAGGTCATGCGCGGCACCGGATTCCTCGGCGCGCACAGCGACGAGATCTACCACCTGCCGGCGGACGACCTGTACCTGGTCGGCACCAGTGAGGTGGCGCTGGCCGGCTACCACAGCGACGAGATCATCGACCTGTCGGCCGGCCCGCGGCGCTATGCCGGCTGGTCGGCCTGCTATCGGCGCGAGGCCGGCTCGTACGGCAAGGACACCCGCGGCATCATCCGGGTGCACCAATTCCACAAGGTCGAGATGTTCAGCTACTGCCGGCCCGAGGACGCCCACGACGAGCACCTTCGGCTGCTCGCCTGGGAGGAGGAGATGCTCGCCAAGGTCGAGCTGCCCTACCGCGTGATCGACGTCGCGGCCGGTGATCTCGGGTCGAGCGCGGCACGCAAGTACGACTGCGAGGCCTGGGTGCCGAGCCAGGGCCGCTATCGCGAGGTCACCTCGACCTCGAACTGCACCACGTACCAGGCGCGCCGGCTCGGGGTGCGTGAGCGCAACCCGAATGCGCCCGACGGCTCGACCCGCCCGGTGGCCACGCTGAACGGCACCCTCGCCACCACGCGGTGGATCGTCTCGATCCTGGAGAACCACCAGCAGCCGGATGGCTCGGTGGCCGTGCCGAAGGCCTTGCAGCCCTACCTCGGCGGGTTGGACGTGCTGGCGGCGCCGGGGGCCGCCGGCTGA
- a CDS encoding SEC-C domain-containing protein — translation MGKSARRATSSATAVFDPTLDPTEPVPVVGMREPCPCGSGKRYKACHGRAARFEATALVTRPFAGLSGECDWVALREIVPAATAMVRTVAEHGARDVTVSTVLPLAWPGLHRADGEIFVGLQTQTNSADAGRDVAYAILQALAAEPGTPVGEGAAPAGTPRLQEVLDPSVPFEVTVHDGFDFWMARDVELTTEARESIERANAAVVPTRRLASVSAAYWCAVGQRRHLRWVLPHDEDVLLDGVARLHAAGASAIMDGARYVGAFRSAGLVVPVWDLPEDAEAGDLEAPAEAFGARLAEAMADQAPLTALERGARAGVVSRQLTLR, via the coding sequence GACGCTCGACCCGACCGAGCCGGTGCCGGTCGTCGGCATGCGCGAGCCGTGCCCGTGCGGGTCGGGCAAGCGGTACAAGGCCTGTCACGGCCGGGCAGCCCGGTTCGAGGCGACCGCACTGGTGACCCGCCCGTTCGCGGGACTGTCGGGAGAGTGTGACTGGGTGGCGTTGCGCGAGATCGTGCCGGCGGCCACCGCCATGGTGCGCACCGTCGCCGAACACGGTGCCCGGGATGTCACGGTCTCGACGGTGCTGCCGCTGGCCTGGCCCGGCCTGCACCGCGCCGACGGCGAGATCTTCGTCGGGCTGCAGACCCAGACCAACTCCGCGGACGCCGGCCGTGACGTGGCCTACGCGATCCTCCAGGCGCTCGCTGCCGAGCCGGGCACCCCGGTCGGCGAGGGCGCCGCCCCGGCCGGGACGCCGCGACTGCAGGAGGTGCTCGACCCCTCGGTGCCGTTCGAGGTCACCGTGCACGACGGGTTCGACTTCTGGATGGCCCGTGACGTCGAGCTGACCACCGAGGCACGCGAGTCGATCGAGCGCGCCAACGCGGCCGTCGTCCCCACGCGCCGGTTGGCCTCGGTGTCGGCGGCCTACTGGTGCGCCGTCGGGCAGCGGCGCCACCTGCGCTGGGTGTTGCCGCACGACGAGGACGTGCTGCTCGACGGCGTCGCCCGGCTCCACGCCGCCGGAGCCTCGGCGATCATGGACGGCGCCCGCTACGTCGGGGCGTTCCGCTCCGCCGGCCTGGTGGTGCCGGTGTGGGATCTGCCGGAGGACGCCGAGGCCGGTGACCTCGAGGCCCCGGCCGAGGCGTTCGGTGCGCGACTGGCCGAGGCGATGGCCGATCAGGCTCCGCTGACCGCACTCGAGCGCGGCGCCCGCGCCGGGGTGGTCTCTCGCCAGCTCACCCTGCGCTGA